In Gemmata obscuriglobus, a single genomic region encodes these proteins:
- a CDS encoding LamG-like jellyroll fold domain-containing protein: MTKTWAKVCAAGACVLAVLVVALVRNEALTAAPKPDLKASAHWVFDVDQLAAKTVADRAGKLPATLTGGAKVVTSEGGNVSFLHLTGPDDGAMIKERATAGAPFLPTEALSVVAWVRVDEPTEWAGILGCFQDNGPAEAGFVVGSNLKRFFFGLSTKGADDGDGKMTYLESKTEYQRGKWYHVAAVYDGKQMRLFVNGQLDATSDSQSGPVLHAKEAPLVIGRYKDRDEDFPLFGAIKEVALCPHAVDAAQVSAHFAADRALAEAPSAVPEGPRFVIAPYLQSVTRTGVTVMWETDEPCAAVVEYGPTFPPKLQAKVEGPNVMGEVPLAGLEPNTTYFYRVVCTDAQGRKLEGKPSTFMTAPGPNDAYSFTVIGDTQRNPVVTGKVAKLMWERRPNFVIHCGDVVDDGASKQQWTGDLFKPCAELFSRVAVFPTIGNHEKDHPQYYKYFSLPKPEYYYSFAYGNAEFFVLDTNSRRNLKADGEQYKWLDKALAASTAKWKVCYHHHPAYCSDDDDYGNTWKGSSTYGDVRVRSFVTLYEKYNVDVVFNGHVHVYERSWPIRAGKVDQKNGIMYVTSGGGGGGLENFAPTPPFFKDQFRSDHHFCYVTVHQGTFKLHAFDQEGRLFDQFTIKKD, translated from the coding sequence GTGACCAAAACGTGGGCGAAAGTGTGCGCGGCCGGTGCGTGTGTTCTCGCTGTTTTGGTGGTCGCGCTGGTTCGCAACGAGGCGCTGACCGCCGCGCCCAAGCCGGACCTGAAGGCTTCGGCGCACTGGGTGTTCGATGTTGACCAACTTGCGGCCAAAACGGTCGCCGACCGGGCCGGTAAGCTGCCCGCCACCCTCACCGGTGGCGCAAAGGTCGTCACGAGCGAGGGCGGAAATGTCTCGTTTCTGCATCTTACGGGGCCGGACGACGGCGCGATGATTAAGGAGCGTGCGACCGCGGGCGCCCCGTTCCTGCCGACAGAGGCTCTCTCGGTTGTGGCGTGGGTCCGGGTCGACGAGCCGACCGAGTGGGCCGGCATCCTCGGCTGCTTCCAGGACAACGGCCCCGCGGAGGCCGGCTTCGTTGTGGGCTCGAATCTCAAGCGTTTCTTCTTCGGCCTCTCGACGAAGGGGGCCGACGACGGCGACGGCAAGATGACCTACCTGGAGTCGAAGACCGAGTACCAGCGGGGCAAGTGGTACCACGTCGCGGCGGTGTACGACGGCAAACAAATGCGGCTGTTCGTGAACGGACAGTTGGACGCCACGAGCGACTCGCAGTCCGGGCCCGTGCTGCACGCGAAGGAGGCGCCGCTCGTGATCGGGCGCTACAAGGACCGGGACGAGGACTTCCCGCTGTTCGGCGCGATCAAAGAAGTGGCCCTGTGCCCGCACGCCGTGGACGCGGCGCAGGTGTCGGCGCACTTCGCGGCCGACCGCGCGCTCGCGGAGGCGCCGTCGGCGGTGCCGGAGGGGCCGCGGTTCGTGATCGCGCCGTACCTCCAGTCCGTGACCCGCACGGGCGTCACGGTCATGTGGGAGACCGACGAGCCGTGCGCCGCGGTGGTGGAGTACGGCCCCACGTTCCCGCCGAAGCTGCAAGCGAAGGTGGAGGGGCCGAACGTGATGGGCGAGGTGCCGCTCGCGGGTTTGGAGCCGAACACGACGTACTTCTACCGCGTCGTCTGCACCGACGCGCAGGGCCGCAAACTGGAGGGCAAGCCCTCGACCTTCATGACCGCGCCCGGCCCGAACGACGCGTACAGCTTCACGGTGATCGGCGACACGCAGCGCAACCCGGTGGTGACGGGGAAGGTCGCAAAGCTGATGTGGGAGCGGCGGCCGAACTTCGTGATCCACTGCGGCGACGTGGTCGACGACGGGGCCTCGAAGCAGCAGTGGACCGGCGACCTGTTCAAGCCGTGCGCCGAACTGTTCAGCCGGGTGGCGGTGTTCCCGACCATCGGCAACCACGAGAAGGATCACCCGCAATACTACAAATACTTCTCCCTGCCGAAGCCCGAGTACTACTACTCGTTCGCCTACGGCAACGCCGAGTTCTTCGTGCTCGACACCAACTCGCGCCGCAACCTGAAGGCGGACGGCGAGCAGTACAAGTGGCTGGACAAGGCGCTGGCCGCGTCCACCGCGAAGTGGAAGGTGTGCTACCACCACCACCCGGCGTACTGCTCGGACGACGACGACTACGGCAACACCTGGAAGGGCAGCAGCACCTACGGCGACGTGCGGGTGCGCAGCTTCGTGACCCTGTACGAGAAGTACAACGTGGACGTGGTGTTCAACGGCCACGTTCACGTGTACGAGCGGTCGTGGCCGATCCGCGCCGGCAAGGTGGACCAGAAGAACGGCATCATGTACGTGACCAGCGGCGGCGGCGGCGGCGGACTGGAGAACTTCGCACCGACCCCGCCGTTCTTCAAGGACCAGTTCCGGTCGGACCACCACTTCTGCTACGTCACGGTCCACCAGGGGACATTCAAGTTGCACGCGTTCGACCAGGAGGGGCGGCTGTTCGACCAGTTCACGATCAAGAAGGACTGA
- the pilM gene encoding type IV pilus assembly protein PilM, whose translation MAVAKGYWGIDIGQCALKALRLELIDGKPTATAFDYVEHSKILSQPDADVDLLIREALDKFLSRNSVKTDEVAIGIAGQSGLARFVKLPPVEEKKIAEIVKFEAKQQIPFPLDEVEWDFQKIGGGEAVDGFALETEIGLFAMKRDVISRYMGYFAGSKIEVHLIQMSPLALVNFATYELIKPKGDPAAAEEDDTPRGKSRCTVVMDVGTDASNLIITDGAKIIWQRPIPLGGNNFTRALTKELKLTFAKAEHLKRNAAKSPDMASILKAIKPVLTDFVGEVQRSLGYFTNTHRNAHVAHMVGLGSAFKLPGLQKYLADKLSLEVKKPARFEKLTGDAVLSDPLFQENLLTFPIAYGLALQGLGQARLTTNLLPQSIRMDRVIRSKKPYAAAAAATLLLGLGGMAAGFSSPHAALTDKNVDKGIQMTKDAGSKYSAQESSFSTKLAEKNKKQDETKLIIAGQEERLNWPRFTEVLTASLPRPGLEKDGGNLTEVGGTVNDSPDLPPIDQTRLWNGATGQKAYDWFVQRMSEGVPIERAIEDSNSKYPEALAFLNIETVHTRWVTNASAFLAAADDQVQLRFGNPIADWMKNDEREKDAEKGRWKPKAAEGGAWVIEVRGYTDHTGGRRFIEQSLLRNLQRLDEFAKKDKLGREKVGEFIVGVPDPVKGKTSHAFVYGVWPVYNPQPGQFVNIGRGSYLDGLVGGAGAGGPGGFGGPGGFGSPGGGDGETGRGSLGPPPPSSMGPGAMPGGMGSGSGADGATAAPVALAPAWSGLGRSGGAAGAPAGVAKRPPGEVKTRFEFVVMMLWREPTPSTPAAAAAATTP comes from the coding sequence ATGGCCGTCGCGAAAGGGTACTGGGGTATCGACATCGGGCAGTGCGCCCTCAAAGCCCTTCGGCTGGAGCTGATCGACGGGAAGCCCACCGCGACCGCGTTCGACTACGTCGAGCACTCGAAGATCCTGTCCCAGCCGGACGCCGACGTGGACCTGCTGATCCGCGAGGCGCTCGACAAGTTCCTGTCGCGCAACAGCGTCAAGACCGATGAGGTGGCGATCGGGATCGCCGGGCAGTCGGGCCTGGCCCGGTTCGTGAAGCTGCCGCCGGTCGAAGAAAAGAAGATCGCGGAGATCGTCAAGTTCGAGGCCAAGCAGCAGATCCCATTCCCGCTTGATGAGGTGGAGTGGGACTTCCAGAAGATCGGCGGCGGCGAGGCGGTGGACGGGTTCGCGCTGGAGACCGAGATCGGCCTGTTCGCGATGAAGCGGGACGTGATCTCGCGGTACATGGGGTACTTCGCCGGCAGCAAGATCGAGGTCCACCTGATCCAGATGTCGCCGCTGGCGCTGGTCAACTTCGCCACCTACGAGCTGATCAAGCCGAAGGGCGACCCGGCCGCCGCCGAGGAGGACGACACCCCGCGGGGCAAGAGCCGCTGCACCGTGGTGATGGACGTGGGCACGGACGCGTCGAACCTGATCATCACCGACGGCGCGAAGATCATCTGGCAGCGGCCGATCCCGCTGGGCGGCAACAACTTCACCCGCGCGCTGACGAAGGAGCTGAAGCTCACGTTCGCCAAGGCCGAGCACCTCAAGCGGAACGCCGCCAAGAGCCCGGACATGGCGAGCATCCTCAAGGCGATCAAGCCGGTGCTCACCGACTTCGTCGGCGAGGTGCAGCGGTCGCTGGGGTACTTCACCAACACGCACCGCAACGCGCACGTCGCGCACATGGTGGGGCTGGGCAGCGCGTTCAAGCTCCCGGGCCTCCAGAAGTACCTGGCGGACAAGCTGTCGCTGGAGGTGAAGAAGCCGGCCCGGTTCGAGAAGCTGACCGGCGACGCGGTGCTCAGCGACCCGCTGTTCCAGGAGAACCTGCTCACGTTCCCGATCGCCTACGGGCTGGCCCTGCAGGGCCTCGGGCAGGCGCGGCTCACCACCAACCTGCTGCCCCAGAGCATCCGGATGGACCGCGTGATCCGCTCGAAGAAGCCGTACGCGGCGGCGGCGGCGGCGACCCTGCTGCTGGGGCTGGGCGGCATGGCGGCCGGCTTCTCCAGCCCGCACGCGGCCCTGACCGACAAGAACGTCGACAAGGGCATCCAGATGACCAAGGACGCCGGGAGCAAGTACTCGGCCCAGGAGAGCTCGTTCAGCACCAAGCTGGCCGAGAAGAACAAGAAGCAGGACGAGACCAAGCTCATCATCGCCGGGCAGGAGGAGCGGCTCAACTGGCCGCGGTTCACGGAGGTGCTCACCGCCAGCCTGCCGCGCCCCGGGCTCGAGAAGGACGGCGGCAACCTCACCGAGGTGGGCGGCACCGTCAACGACAGCCCGGACCTCCCGCCCATCGACCAGACGAGGCTGTGGAACGGGGCGACGGGCCAGAAGGCGTACGACTGGTTCGTGCAGCGGATGAGCGAGGGGGTGCCCATCGAGCGGGCCATTGAGGACTCCAACTCGAAGTACCCCGAGGCGCTCGCGTTCCTGAACATCGAAACCGTCCACACCCGCTGGGTGACCAACGCGTCCGCGTTCCTCGCCGCCGCCGACGACCAAGTGCAGTTGCGGTTCGGCAACCCGATCGCGGACTGGATGAAGAACGACGAGCGGGAGAAGGACGCCGAGAAGGGGCGGTGGAAGCCGAAGGCGGCCGAGGGCGGGGCGTGGGTGATCGAGGTACGCGGGTACACGGACCACACCGGCGGCCGGCGGTTCATCGAGCAGTCGCTGCTCCGCAACCTGCAGCGGCTCGACGAGTTCGCCAAGAAAGATAAGCTGGGCCGAGAAAAGGTGGGCGAGTTCATCGTGGGGGTGCCCGACCCGGTGAAGGGGAAAACGAGCCACGCGTTCGTGTACGGGGTGTGGCCCGTCTACAACCCGCAGCCCGGCCAGTTCGTCAACATCGGGCGCGGCTCGTACCTGGACGGGTTGGTGGGCGGGGCCGGGGCGGGCGGCCCGGGTGGCTTCGGAGGCCCCGGCGGCTTCGGCAGCCCCGGCGGCGGGGACGGTGAAACGGGGCGGGGGTCGCTCGGCCCGCCCCCGCCCAGCAGCATGGGTCCCGGCGCGATGCCCGGCGGCATGGGCTCGGGATCGGGCGCAGACGGCGCGACGGCCGCGCCCGTGGCCCTCGCCCCCGCGTGGAGCGGGTTGGGCCGGAGCGGCGGGGCCGCCGGGGCGCCGGCGGGCGTCGCCAAGCGGCCGCCCGGCGAGGTCAAGACCCGGTTCGAGTTCGTCGTGATGATGCTCTGGCGCGAGCCGACCCCGTCCACCCCGGCTGCTGCGGCGGCGGCGACAACGCCGTGA
- a CDS encoding response regulator, whose amino-acid sequence MALNDCTPLPTTLLPRPRVLVVDDEPSIRMIARVMLERAGFLVDAVGDAADAVRRVGLADRPFSVALLDVSLPDRSGVELMSELRALAPHVKFVLMSGRPEEDLPRHGADGYLAKPFLRDQLVAAVRAAMVYAPR is encoded by the coding sequence ATGGCCCTCAACGATTGCACCCCGCTCCCGACGACCCTGCTCCCACGCCCGCGCGTTCTGGTTGTGGACGACGAGCCCAGCATCCGGATGATCGCGCGGGTGATGCTGGAGCGCGCCGGCTTCCTGGTTGATGCGGTCGGGGACGCGGCCGACGCGGTCCGGCGGGTGGGCCTCGCGGACCGCCCTTTCTCTGTGGCGCTGCTGGACGTCTCGCTCCCGGACCGCAGCGGGGTCGAGCTGATGTCCGAGTTGCGCGCCCTGGCGCCGCACGTCAAGTTCGTGCTGATGAGCGGCCGGCCGGAAGAGGACTTACCGCGCCACGGGGCCGACGGGTATCTGGCCAAGCCGTTCCTGCGCGACCAGTTGGTCGCGGCGGTCCGTGCGGCGATGGTGTACGCCCCGCGGTGA
- a CDS encoding dihydrodipicolinate synthase family protein: MTNVPPVDPLALLRPKRKITGISAILLPFTSSGDIDWPAFAAHCVRTAEAGLTPAVNMDTGFVNLLTPDQKIAVLDATRSALGGKNFVAGTFISDAPGDAFDLSGYQRAAAEVVARGGTPVIFQSHGLTALPGPELVAAYEALGAGCDSFIAFELGTMFAPFGRIYDLDVYRGLMGVRRCVGAKHSSLNREAEWQRLVLRDAVRPGFKVFTGNDLAVDMVAYGSDYLLGLSTFAPDLFALRDSYWLTGDIRFYELNDVLQYLGFLAFRGPVPAYKHSAAMFLKLRGWIGCDATHPRSPTRPDSDRELLRGIAGQLGL; encoded by the coding sequence ATGACCAACGTTCCGCCGGTCGACCCACTCGCGCTGCTCCGCCCGAAGCGGAAGATCACCGGCATTTCGGCGATCCTGCTCCCGTTCACGAGTTCCGGTGACATCGACTGGCCGGCGTTCGCGGCGCACTGCGTGCGCACCGCCGAGGCCGGGCTGACGCCGGCCGTGAACATGGACACCGGGTTCGTCAACCTGCTAACGCCCGACCAGAAAATTGCGGTGCTGGACGCCACTCGTTCCGCTCTCGGCGGAAAAAACTTTGTGGCGGGCACATTTATTTCTGACGCACCGGGGGATGCGTTCGATTTATCTGGGTATCAGCGCGCGGCCGCAGAGGTTGTGGCGCGCGGCGGCACGCCGGTCATCTTCCAGAGCCACGGGCTCACCGCGCTGCCCGGGCCGGAACTGGTCGCGGCGTACGAGGCGCTGGGTGCGGGGTGCGACTCGTTCATCGCGTTCGAATTGGGCACGATGTTCGCGCCGTTCGGGCGGATATACGACCTTGATGTGTATCGGGGACTCATGGGCGTGCGCCGCTGCGTCGGGGCGAAACACTCGTCCCTGAACCGCGAGGCGGAATGGCAGCGGCTCGTGTTGCGCGACGCGGTGCGGCCGGGGTTCAAAGTGTTCACCGGCAACGACCTGGCCGTCGACATGGTCGCGTACGGCAGCGACTACCTGCTCGGGCTCAGCACCTTCGCCCCCGACCTGTTCGCGCTCCGGGACTCGTACTGGCTTACCGGGGACATCCGGTTCTACGAGCTGAACGACGTGCTCCAGTACCTCGGGTTTCTCGCCTTCCGCGGCCCGGTCCCGGCGTACAAGCACTCGGCCGCCATGTTTCTGAAGTTGCGCGGGTGGATCGGGTGCGACGCGACCCACCCGCGCAGCCCGACCCGACCGGATTCGGACCGTGAGCTGCTCCGCGGGATCGCGGGGCAGCTCGGACTTTGA
- a CDS encoding ISAs1 family transposase, with translation MALPLTSVFADLPDPRTETANKIHTLTDILTIATCAVIAGAEGWEDIAEYGRSKEAFFRRFLELKNGVPSHDTFYRVFTKLDPDAFADRFARWTAEVCEATGLTRPDIDGPTHVAVDGKSARRSAKPTFSGCLHLVEVWDIGSNLILGQRSVPEGGHEITTFRDVLATLDLTGAVVTLDAAGCQTETLEVIRARGGEYVVCVKGNQPTLRDAIAGVFDRAGEAEFAGCDGHTSVTDAHGRHEERNVTVVHDPDGLPAGWAGVGSVALVCRDRQVKGKANESTAHYYLSSLRVGAAELAGYIRGHWHIESMHWVLDVAFREDESRTRVGHAGANLGMIRRVAVSLLKRAGKKGSIHTRRLRAGWDDQYMAQVLQGLSTHSA, from the coding sequence ATGGCTTTGCCCCTGACCAGCGTCTTTGCGGACCTGCCGGACCCGCGAACCGAGACGGCGAACAAGATCCACACGCTGACGGACATCCTGACCATCGCCACCTGTGCGGTGATCGCCGGGGCCGAGGGATGGGAGGACATCGCCGAGTACGGCCGTTCTAAGGAAGCCTTCTTCCGCCGGTTCCTCGAGCTCAAGAACGGCGTCCCGAGCCACGACACCTTCTACCGGGTGTTCACCAAGCTCGACCCCGACGCCTTCGCCGACCGGTTCGCCCGATGGACGGCCGAGGTGTGCGAGGCGACCGGGCTGACCCGACCCGACATCGACGGTCCGACCCACGTCGCGGTGGACGGGAAGAGCGCCCGCCGGTCCGCCAAGCCGACGTTCTCCGGGTGCCTGCACCTGGTCGAGGTGTGGGACATCGGGAGCAACCTGATCCTCGGCCAGCGGTCGGTGCCCGAGGGCGGGCACGAGATCACCACGTTCCGGGACGTGCTCGCCACCCTGGACCTGACGGGGGCGGTGGTGACGCTGGACGCCGCCGGGTGCCAGACCGAGACGCTGGAGGTGATCCGGGCGCGGGGCGGGGAGTACGTGGTGTGCGTGAAGGGGAACCAACCGACCCTGCGGGACGCCATCGCCGGGGTGTTCGACCGGGCCGGCGAAGCAGAATTCGCCGGGTGCGACGGGCACACGTCGGTGACCGACGCGCACGGCCGGCACGAGGAGCGGAATGTGACGGTGGTGCACGACCCAGACGGGCTGCCGGCCGGTTGGGCGGGTGTCGGCTCGGTCGCGTTGGTGTGCCGGGACCGGCAGGTGAAGGGGAAGGCGAACGAGAGCACCGCCCACTACTACCTGAGCAGCCTGCGGGTCGGCGCGGCCGAGCTGGCCGGGTACATCCGCGGGCACTGGCACATCGAGTCGATGCACTGGGTTCTGGACGTGGCGTTCCGGGAGGACGAGAGCCGGACGCGAGTCGGGCACGCGGGTGCCAACCTGGGGATGATCCGGCGGGTGGCCGTGTCCCTGCTCAAGCGCGCCGGGAAGAAGGGGAGTATCCACACCCGACGGCTCCGGGCCGGATGGGACGACCAGTACATGGCTCAAGTGCTCCAAGGACTCTCCACGCATAGTGCGTAA
- a CDS encoding phytanoyl-CoA dioxygenase family protein has translation MNAPNTFQTIPGQDDLQQIPRDLSFHPSGTTDPKVLTRAQVEHYNQHGYIKPLDIFTASEADGLRRYFDDLLQKYVAEGKDSYSISSAHLRHGRVWDVLTNPKIVAVVSDLLGPSVVAWGSHFFCKMPKDGKTVSWHQDASYWPLTPSKAVTVWLAIDDADRGNASMKYIPGTQVLGHLTYKLSETDESNILNQTVPEVERYGAPVYVELKAGQASLHSDLLLHGSEVNTSDRRRCGLTLRYTTGDVQAHMGWHEKGVVVSGPPPANWGNRPRPTEE, from the coding sequence ATGAACGCCCCGAACACGTTCCAAACGATCCCGGGACAGGACGACCTCCAGCAGATCCCGCGCGACCTCTCGTTCCACCCGAGTGGCACCACCGACCCGAAGGTACTGACCCGCGCACAAGTCGAGCACTACAACCAGCACGGCTACATCAAACCGCTCGACATCTTCACCGCCTCTGAAGCGGACGGGCTGCGCCGCTACTTCGATGACCTGCTGCAAAAGTACGTGGCGGAAGGGAAAGACAGCTACTCCATCAGTTCCGCGCACCTGCGTCACGGGCGGGTGTGGGACGTGCTCACGAACCCGAAGATCGTCGCGGTCGTGTCCGACCTGCTCGGTCCGAGTGTGGTCGCGTGGGGCTCGCACTTCTTCTGCAAGATGCCGAAGGACGGGAAAACGGTGAGCTGGCACCAGGACGCCAGCTACTGGCCGCTCACACCCAGCAAGGCGGTCACGGTGTGGCTCGCGATCGACGACGCCGACCGCGGCAACGCCAGCATGAAGTACATCCCGGGCACGCAAGTGCTGGGGCACCTGACGTACAAGCTCAGCGAGACCGACGAGAGCAACATCCTGAACCAGACCGTGCCCGAGGTGGAACGGTACGGCGCCCCGGTGTACGTCGAACTCAAGGCGGGCCAAGCGTCGCTGCACTCCGACCTGCTGCTACACGGGTCCGAGGTGAACACGAGCGACCGCCGCCGCTGCGGGCTGACGCTCCGCTACACGACCGGCGACGTGCAGGCGCACATGGGCTGGCACGAGAAGGGGGTGGTCGTGAGCGGGCCGCCGCCGGCGAACTGGGGCAACCGCCCGCGGCCGACGGAGGAGTGA
- a CDS encoding DUF1003 domain-containing protein, producing the protein MQPHFPAPYEHDHPPVRNTNEVATSSLTFGAWAADRVAALVGSWWFIGVQSLVLAVWAGLNVAAWVEHWDPYPFILMNLFLSMQAAYTAPMIMMSQNRVAVLDRIRAQNDYEINLKAEEEIRVVLEHLEAQNTVLRQLQQELRELKAQLGKPPG; encoded by the coding sequence ATGCAGCCGCACTTTCCCGCACCATACGAACACGACCACCCGCCCGTTCGGAACACGAACGAGGTCGCCACTTCGAGCCTGACCTTCGGCGCGTGGGCCGCCGACCGCGTCGCGGCGCTCGTCGGGTCGTGGTGGTTCATCGGGGTCCAGTCGCTTGTTTTGGCGGTGTGGGCGGGCCTGAACGTGGCGGCCTGGGTGGAGCACTGGGACCCGTACCCGTTCATCCTGATGAACCTGTTCCTCTCGATGCAGGCCGCGTACACCGCGCCGATGATCATGATGAGCCAGAACCGGGTCGCGGTGCTCGACCGCATCCGCGCCCAGAACGATTACGAGATCAACCTGAAGGCCGAGGAAGAGATCCGCGTGGTGCTGGAGCACCTCGAAGCACAGAACACCGTACTGCGACAGCTCCAGCAAGAGTTGCGCGAGTTGAAGGCGCAACTTGGAAAGCCGCCCGGCTGA
- a CDS encoding PQQ-binding-like beta-propeller repeat protein codes for MRLLVCAFLIGATATGSVSADWPGFRGPNRDGVSPETGLLKTWPEGGPKVLWTAKNLGLGWGTPSVADGVIYGVGTRDDKDGVWAVKESDGSELWFSPFAAPAEDLLTQTNGPASTPTVHKGKVYTVSANGTVSCLNAKDGKSVWTKNYQKDFGGAPGGKAGVAWGYSDSVLADGDKIICIPGAKGAAVAALNADTGATIWKTDAGEIGNPKVKGFPGQGYSSPVKATIGGVPQYIALLGSGSGVVGVSPDSGKVLWQYKGVGATGGVAQIPIPVVRGDLVWVSCSYGETTCGAALLQIVPKGGGFEVKPLKVHNKKQLNNHHGGMVLAGDYIYFGHDQNGGYPVCVEFKTGEIKWGPEKPPAGGQRSAAVLYADGRLYFRYENGVLVLIEPSPDELKVVSAFKLPTADQKSYPQSWPHPVIVNGKLLIRDQTVMYCYDVKAK; via the coding sequence ATGCGATTACTGGTTTGCGCGTTCCTGATCGGCGCGACCGCAACGGGTTCCGTTTCCGCCGACTGGCCGGGGTTCCGCGGCCCGAACCGGGACGGCGTGTCGCCCGAAACCGGTCTCCTCAAGACGTGGCCCGAAGGCGGGCCGAAGGTGCTCTGGACCGCGAAGAACCTCGGCCTCGGCTGGGGCACCCCGTCGGTCGCCGACGGCGTCATTTACGGGGTCGGCACCCGCGACGACAAGGACGGCGTTTGGGCCGTCAAGGAGTCCGACGGCTCGGAGCTGTGGTTCTCCCCGTTCGCCGCGCCTGCTGAGGATCTGCTGACCCAAACCAACGGCCCGGCCAGCACACCCACCGTTCATAAGGGTAAGGTGTACACCGTCAGCGCGAACGGCACCGTGTCGTGCCTGAACGCGAAGGACGGTAAGTCGGTGTGGACGAAGAACTACCAGAAGGACTTCGGCGGCGCCCCGGGCGGGAAGGCCGGTGTGGCGTGGGGGTACAGCGACTCGGTGCTGGCCGACGGCGACAAGATCATCTGCATCCCGGGCGCCAAGGGCGCCGCGGTCGCCGCCCTCAACGCCGACACCGGCGCCACCATCTGGAAGACCGACGCGGGCGAGATCGGGAACCCGAAGGTCAAAGGGTTCCCGGGTCAAGGCTATTCGTCGCCGGTTAAGGCGACCATCGGTGGGGTGCCGCAGTACATCGCCCTCCTGGGAAGTGGGTCCGGTGTCGTCGGTGTTAGCCCGGATAGCGGCAAGGTGCTGTGGCAGTACAAGGGCGTCGGCGCGACCGGCGGCGTGGCCCAGATCCCGATCCCGGTCGTGAGGGGCGACCTCGTGTGGGTGTCGTGCAGCTACGGTGAAACGACCTGCGGCGCGGCGCTGCTCCAGATCGTGCCGAAGGGCGGCGGGTTCGAGGTGAAGCCGTTGAAGGTACACAACAAGAAACAGCTGAACAACCACCACGGCGGGATGGTGCTGGCCGGCGATTACATCTACTTCGGGCACGACCAGAACGGCGGCTACCCGGTGTGCGTCGAGTTCAAGACGGGCGAGATCAAGTGGGGGCCGGAAAAGCCCCCGGCCGGCGGGCAACGGTCGGCCGCGGTCCTCTACGCCGACGGCCGCCTGTACTTCCGGTACGAGAACGGCGTGCTGGTACTCATCGAGCCGTCGCCGGATGAACTGAAGGTGGTGTCAGCATTCAAGCTGCCGACGGCCGACCAAAAGTCGTACCCGCAGAGCTGGCCGCACCCGGTCATCGTGAACGGAAAGCTGCTGATCCGCGACCAGACGGTGATGTACTGCTACGACGTGAAGGCGAAGTGA
- a CDS encoding glycine zipper domain-containing protein, translating to MVHTNFRRLLALGALAFAAGGSGCSTMNNTERGAAIGGTGGAAVGAGIGALTGRPVAGALIGGGLGAAGGALVGNDVDKREQRDREVAQAAALADARAAGQRVGVFDVIRMAQEGQDDQVIINQIRSTGSTFLLEPSDLSELKRNGVSARVITEMQATRPAARPTRVVVREPGPVIYESPPPVVVVRPRPVYVGPPPPYRYGYGYGYRHW from the coding sequence ATGGTTCACACGAACTTTCGACGGCTGCTCGCGCTCGGGGCGCTCGCGTTCGCGGCGGGCGGGTCCGGGTGCTCGACCATGAACAACACGGAGCGGGGCGCCGCGATCGGCGGCACCGGCGGCGCGGCAGTCGGAGCCGGGATCGGCGCGCTGACCGGGCGACCGGTGGCCGGCGCGCTGATCGGCGGCGGGCTCGGGGCCGCGGGCGGCGCGCTCGTGGGTAACGATGTTGACAAGCGCGAGCAGCGGGACCGCGAGGTGGCCCAGGCCGCGGCGCTCGCGGACGCCCGGGCCGCCGGCCAGCGGGTCGGGGTGTTCGACGTGATCCGCATGGCCCAGGAGGGCCAGGACGATCAGGTCATCATCAACCAGATCCGCTCCACGGGCAGCACCTTCTTGCTCGAACCGTCGGACCTGAGCGAGCTGAAACGGAACGGGGTGTCGGCGCGGGTGATCACGGAAATGCAGGCGACCCGTCCGGCGGCCCGACCAACGCGGGTGGTGGTCCGCGAGCCCGGCCCGGTGATCTACGAATCGCCCCCGCCGGTGGTGGTGGTACGCCCCAGGCCGGTGTACGTCGGTCCGCCGCCGCCCTACCGTTACGGATACGGATACGGATACCGGCACTGGTGA